A region of Malaciobacter marinus DNA encodes the following proteins:
- the pheT gene encoding phenylalanine--tRNA ligase subunit beta, giving the protein MIVTRKWLEEFIDISKISTDDICKTLNSIGLEVDSVKEVRIASKVVVGKVLEKEKHPDADKLNICQVDVGDETVQIVCGAKNVDAGQYVPVAKVGCKLNDNFKIKKAKLRGVESNGMICSSTELGLAKLNDGILELDNSIGKLKIGKELNEYPLLNDDIIEIELTANRGDCLSINGIARELSAFYNIPIIEKEKNLDNNELGIGQFLEVECESSIESSLLFKAIDFTDFKLPVLYKIRVGEIDKFEENDINDAISYSIHSHGVILNSYANEDADTDDGLSVLHVKKDKDGFDNIYGKEHLSTISIEHKKTKVQDNIFIVEASYINPEKLSKRVFETKKKTGDIYYRTSRGSEPDIKQGIDCFTTFISKYGAKIYNGAEAFVEDIEKKYLDINIDKINSIIGQDIPKAQIENILNALGFEVKEGLNNVFSIQIPLHRHDIKNMADVTEEIVRIVGIDNIKAKPLAIDEVNRFNKTSANLIKKNKIRRKAIENGFYETLTYVFSNKENLKKYGFDVVKEELDVLNPIVNELNTLRTTILLNLVEACSNNFKQGIKSAAFFEIGKVININREESFKISFIHSGSKEEESFTNAGKPANIDFFEFSKRVLNSIGKFELEPMHSIKNSFIHPYQNANVIIDGKVVGFICKLHPSIATEFDLPDTFIAEIDFDAIKDDLIKVHTTSKFQASRKDLSIIAPKNMPYIEIKKVINSIEDTNIKQFNLIDIYSDEKLKESESLTIRFILQNDEKTLEEEDITSTMNKILEKLDTELGIGLRE; this is encoded by the coding sequence ATGATAGTTACAAGAAAATGGTTAGAAGAGTTTATTGATATATCAAAAATTTCTACTGATGATATTTGCAAAACACTAAACTCAATTGGACTTGAAGTTGATAGTGTAAAAGAAGTAAGAATTGCTTCTAAAGTTGTAGTAGGAAAAGTTTTAGAAAAAGAAAAACATCCAGATGCAGATAAGTTAAATATTTGTCAAGTAGATGTTGGAGATGAGACTGTACAAATTGTATGTGGGGCAAAAAATGTTGATGCAGGGCAATATGTACCTGTTGCTAAAGTTGGTTGTAAATTAAATGATAATTTTAAAATAAAAAAAGCAAAACTAAGAGGTGTTGAATCAAATGGAATGATTTGTTCTTCAACTGAATTAGGATTAGCAAAACTAAATGATGGAATTTTAGAACTTGATAACTCAATTGGAAAACTAAAAATTGGGAAAGAGTTAAATGAATATCCTTTATTAAATGATGATATTATTGAAATTGAACTAACTGCAAATAGAGGTGACTGTTTAAGTATAAATGGTATTGCAAGAGAATTAAGTGCTTTTTATAATATCCCAATTATCGAAAAAGAGAAAAATCTTGATAATAATGAGCTTGGAATTGGTCAATTTTTAGAAGTTGAATGTGAAAGTAGCATTGAAAGTTCATTACTATTTAAAGCAATTGATTTTACTGATTTTAAACTTCCTGTTTTATATAAAATAAGAGTTGGAGAAATTGATAAGTTTGAAGAAAATGATATAAATGATGCAATATCTTATTCGATTCACTCACACGGTGTAATTTTAAATTCATATGCAAATGAAGATGCTGATACAGATGATGGCTTGTCAGTATTACATGTAAAAAAAGACAAAGATGGTTTTGATAATATATATGGAAAAGAACATTTAAGTACAATTAGTATTGAACATAAAAAAACAAAAGTTCAAGACAATATATTTATTGTTGAAGCTTCATATATTAATCCAGAAAAATTATCTAAAAGAGTTTTTGAGACAAAGAAAAAAACTGGAGATATTTATTATAGAACTTCAAGAGGAAGTGAACCTGATATTAAACAAGGGATTGATTGTTTTACAACTTTTATATCAAAATATGGTGCAAAAATATACAATGGAGCAGAAGCTTTTGTAGAAGATATAGAAAAAAAATATTTAGATATCAATATAGATAAAATAAACTCAATAATTGGTCAAGATATACCAAAAGCACAAATTGAAAATATTTTAAATGCACTTGGATTTGAAGTAAAAGAAGGCTTGAACAATGTATTTTCTATTCAAATTCCTTTACACAGACATGATATTAAAAATATGGCTGATGTTACAGAAGAGATTGTAAGAATTGTAGGAATTGACAACATTAAAGCAAAACCTTTAGCAATTGATGAAGTAAATAGATTTAATAAAACATCAGCAAATTTAATCAAAAAAAATAAAATAAGAAGAAAAGCTATTGAAAATGGTTTTTATGAAACTTTAACTTATGTTTTTTCAAATAAAGAAAACTTGAAAAAATATGGTTTTGATGTTGTAAAAGAAGAACTAGATGTATTAAATCCTATTGTAAATGAATTAAACACTTTAAGAACAACGATTCTTTTAAATTTAGTAGAAGCTTGTTCTAATAACTTCAAACAAGGTATTAAAAGTGCTGCATTTTTTGAAATTGGTAAAGTAATAAATATAAATAGAGAAGAGAGTTTTAAAATCTCTTTTATTCATAGTGGATCAAAAGAAGAAGAAAGCTTCACAAATGCAGGGAAACCAGCAAATATTGATTTTTTTGAATTTTCAAAAAGAGTATTAAACTCAATTGGAAAATTTGAATTAGAACCTATGCATAGTATTAAAAATAGTTTTATTCATCCTTATCAAAATGCAAATGTAATAATTGATGGTAAAGTAGTTGGATTTATTTGTAAACTTCATCCAAGTATTGCAACTGAATTTGATCTACCAGATACATTTATTGCAGAAATTGATTTTGATGCAATTAAAGATGACTTAATAAAGGTACATACAACATCAAAATTTCAAGCTTCAAGAAAAGATTTAAGTATTATTGCACCTAAAAATATGCCTTATATAGAAATAAAAAAAGTAATAAACTCAATTGAAGATACTAATATAAAACAGTTTAATTTAATTGATATTTATAGTGATGAAAAACTTAAAGAGAGTGAAAGTTTAACTATTAGATTTATTTTACAAAATGATGAAAAAACATTGGAAGAAGAAGATATAACTTCAACAATGAATAAAATTTTAGAAAAGCTTGATACAGAACTAGGTATTGGATTAAGAGAATAA
- the pheS gene encoding phenylalanine--tRNA ligase subunit alpha, with the protein MKVWIEKINNANSLEELESLRVETLGKKGVLTKEFAKLKTIPNEEKKAFAQNLNEQKIAINEAIDTKKEVLEKEALNKKLENEKIDVTRFNNELSCASIHPVIDTMDRIITYFQNLNFAVEEGPLVEDDFHNFEALNLPKYHPARDMQDTFYNKDFTVLRTHTSPVQIRTMLSQKPPIRMIAPGTVFRRDFDLTHTPMFHQVEGLVVDSADKVSFANLKHVLVEFLQHMFGDVEVRFRPSFFPFTEPSAEVDISCVFCKGDGCRVCSHTGWLEVLGCGVVDPNVFKAVGYENVSGYAFGLGVERFAMLIHNIGDLRSLFESDLKLLGQFR; encoded by the coding sequence GTGAAAGTATGGATTGAAAAAATAAATAATGCCAATTCACTTGAAGAATTAGAATCTTTAAGAGTTGAAACACTTGGAAAAAAAGGTGTTTTAACAAAAGAATTTGCAAAACTTAAAACTATACCAAATGAAGAGAAAAAAGCTTTTGCTCAAAATTTAAATGAGCAAAAAATTGCAATAAATGAAGCAATAGATACAAAAAAAGAAGTACTTGAAAAAGAGGCTTTAAATAAAAAATTAGAAAATGAAAAAATTGATGTTACTAGATTTAATAATGAGTTATCATGTGCTTCAATTCATCCAGTAATTGATACAATGGATAGAATAATAACTTATTTCCAAAATCTAAACTTTGCAGTAGAAGAAGGACCTTTAGTTGAAGATGATTTTCACAACTTTGAAGCATTGAACCTTCCAAAATATCACCCTGCAAGAGATATGCAAGATACTTTTTACAATAAAGACTTTACAGTATTAAGAACACACACTTCTCCTGTGCAAATAAGAACAATGCTATCACAAAAGCCACCAATTAGAATGATAGCTCCGGGTACTGTTTTTAGAAGAGATTTTGATTTAACACATACTCCAATGTTTCACCAAGTAGAAGGACTTGTAGTTGATAGTGCAGATAAAGTATCATTTGCAAATTTAAAACATGTTCTTGTTGAGTTTTTACAACATATGTTTGGTGATGTTGAAGTTAGATTTAGACCATCTTTCTTCCCTTTTACAGAACCAAGTGCAGAAGTTGATATTTCATGTGTATTTTGTAAAGGTGATGGATGTAGAGTATGTTCACATACAGGATGGCTTGAAGTTTTAGGTTGTGGTGTTGTTGACCCTAATGTATTTAAAGCTGTGGGATATGAAAATGTTTCAGGATATGCTTTTGGTTTAGGCGTTGAAAGATTTGCGATGCTTATACACAATATTGGAGATTTAAGATCTCTATTTGAAAGTGATTTAAAATTATTAGGACAGTTTAGATGA
- a CDS encoding histidine triad nucleotide-binding protein: MCLFCKIIDGEIPNKTVHENEEFLCFHDINPAAKIHVLIIPKKHYDSFDVIKPELMANMTKFIHEVADKLGVRENGYRLITNIKEHGGQEVNHLHMHLLAGEYVGRLVGAKK; encoded by the coding sequence ATGTGTTTATTTTGTAAAATTATAGATGGTGAGATACCAAATAAAACTGTTCATGAAAATGAAGAGTTTTTATGTTTTCATGATATAAATCCTGCGGCTAAAATTCATGTGCTTATTATTCCTAAAAAGCATTATGACTCTTTTGATGTAATCAAGCCAGAACTTATGGCAAATATGACAAAATTTATTCATGAAGTTGCTGATAAATTAGGTGTAAGAGAGAATGGTTATAGATTAATAACAAATATAAAAGAGCATGGTGGACAAGAAGTAAATCACTTACATATGCATTTATTAGCAGGAGAGTATGTTGGTAGACTAGTGGGAGCTAAAAAGTAG
- the accA gene encoding acetyl-CoA carboxylase carboxyl transferase subunit alpha: MATYLNFENKIQQIEEDILVAKSRADEHAVEILDKKLQKEVEKTFKNLNDYQKLQLARHPDRPYALDYIRGLLTDAYELHGDRHYNDDNAIICYLGYIGSQKVMVIGEQKGRGTKNKLKRNFGMPSPEGYRKALRCARMAEKFNIPILMLVDTPGAYPGIGAEERNQSEAIARNLYEFSNLKTQTISVVIGEGGSGGALAISVADKLAMMRYSVYAVISPEGCAAILWNDPAQAETAANSLKITAESLKELELIDDVINEPLIGAHRQKEQAIQALGDYFLNTLEELKSQTTAQRLEKRYEKLMNLGKFEDSKK, encoded by the coding sequence TTGGCAACTTATCTAAATTTTGAAAATAAAATACAACAAATTGAAGAAGACATTTTAGTTGCAAAAAGTCGTGCAGATGAACATGCTGTTGAGATTTTAGATAAAAAACTTCAAAAAGAAGTTGAAAAAACATTTAAAAACTTAAATGATTATCAAAAACTGCAACTTGCAAGACATCCAGATAGGCCATATGCTCTTGATTATATAAGAGGTTTATTAACTGATGCTTATGAATTACATGGTGATAGACACTATAATGATGATAATGCAATAATTTGTTATTTAGGATATATTGGTTCACAAAAAGTAATGGTTATTGGTGAACAAAAAGGTCGAGGAACAAAGAATAAACTAAAAAGAAACTTTGGAATGCCAAGTCCTGAAGGTTATAGAAAAGCTTTAAGATGTGCAAGAATGGCTGAAAAATTCAATATTCCAATTCTTATGCTAGTTGATACTCCAGGTGCATATCCTGGAATTGGAGCAGAAGAGAGAAACCAAAGTGAAGCAATCGCTAGAAACTTATATGAATTTTCTAATTTAAAAACCCAAACTATTTCAGTTGTAATTGGTGAGGGTGGTTCAGGTGGAGCACTTGCTATTTCAGTTGCAGATAAGCTAGCAATGATGAGATATTCTGTTTATGCAGTAATTTCGCCTGAGGGCTGTGCTGCTATTTTATGGAATGACCCAGCACAAGCAGAAACAGCAGCAAATTCACTTAAAATAACAGCTGAATCATTAAAAGAATTAGAATTAATTGATGATGTTATAAATGAACCACTAATTGGGGCACATAGACAAAAAGAACAAGCTATTCAAGCACTTGGAGATTATTTTTTAAATACTTTAGAAGAATTAAAATCTCAAACTACTGCTCAAAGACTTGAAAAAAGATATGAAAAACTTATGAATCTTGGTAAGTTTGAAGACAGCAAAAAGTAG
- a CDS encoding beta-ketoacyl-ACP synthase II yields MKRVVVTGLGTINSVGNNVDESFKAVVEGQCGVEKITLFDASQYPVQIAAEVKNFDPTEVMDKKEVKKADRFIQLGIKAAKEAMKDANFITDENKKVDDSISERFGIISASGIGGLGTIEKNSVVCQSRGPRRISPFFIPSSLVNMLGGFISIEHGLKGPSLSHVTACAASTHALADAVKTIATNGADKILVVGAESAICGAGVGGFASMKALSARNDDPQKASRPFDKDRDGFVMGEGAGALVIETLESAKARGAKIYAEIIGFGESADANHITAPVIDGPLRAMKAALAMAKETIGEDIKIDYVNAHGTSTPVGDGNESKAILDLFGDISNCPPVTSTKGQIGHCLGAAGAIEAIFAIKALKEGIIPPTINLENQDEECNLDFVPNKSRKTQLTTVMSNNFGFGGTNGSIIFKKFID; encoded by the coding sequence ATGAAAAGAGTTGTTGTAACTGGTTTAGGTACTATTAATTCTGTAGGAAACAACGTTGATGAATCTTTCAAAGCTGTAGTTGAAGGTCAATGTGGTGTTGAAAAAATAACACTATTTGATGCTTCACAGTACCCTGTACAAATTGCAGCAGAAGTTAAAAACTTTGATCCAACAGAAGTAATGGACAAAAAAGAAGTAAAGAAAGCTGATAGATTTATTCAATTAGGTATAAAAGCTGCAAAAGAAGCAATGAAAGATGCAAATTTCATTACAGATGAGAATAAAAAAGTTGATGATTCAATTTCTGAAAGATTTGGTATTATTTCAGCATCTGGAATTGGTGGACTAGGAACAATTGAAAAAAACTCTGTTGTGTGTCAATCAAGAGGTCCTAGAAGAATTTCACCATTTTTTATTCCATCATCATTAGTTAATATGCTTGGTGGTTTTATCTCAATTGAACATGGTTTAAAAGGACCAAGTTTATCTCATGTTACAGCTTGTGCAGCTTCAACACATGCCCTTGCAGATGCAGTTAAAACAATTGCAACTAATGGAGCTGATAAAATATTAGTTGTTGGTGCAGAAAGTGCTATTTGTGGTGCTGGTGTTGGTGGATTTGCTTCAATGAAAGCATTAAGTGCTAGAAATGATGACCCTCAAAAAGCTTCAAGACCATTTGATAAAGATAGAGATGGTTTTGTAATGGGTGAAGGTGCTGGTGCTTTAGTTATTGAAACATTAGAATCTGCTAAAGCAAGAGGTGCTAAAATCTATGCTGAAATTATAGGATTTGGGGAAAGTGCAGATGCAAATCATATCACTGCTCCTGTTATTGATGGTCCATTAAGAGCTATGAAAGCAGCACTTGCTATGGCAAAAGAGACTATTGGTGAAGATATTAAAATTGATTATGTAAATGCTCATGGTACATCAACTCCTGTGGGAGATGGAAATGAATCAAAGGCTATTTTAGATCTATTTGGTGATATTTCAAATTGTCCTCCTGTTACATCAACAAAAGGTCAAATTGGACATTGTTTAGGTGCAGCAGGTGCTATTGAAGCAATATTTGCTATTAAAGCTTTAAAAGAGGGAATAATTCCTCCAACAATTAACTTAGAAAACCAAGATGAAGAATGTAATCTTGATTTTGTTCCTAATAAATCAAGAAAAACTCAATTAACTACTGTAATGAGTAATAACTTTGGTTTTGGTGGAACAAATGGTTCTATCATCTTCAAAAAATTTATAGACTAA
- the acpP gene encoding acyl carrier protein: MALLDDVKEVVVEQLDCDIAEIKEDSKFIEDLGADSLDVVELVMALEEKFDIEIPDEDAEGIQTVADAIKYIEEHA, encoded by the coding sequence ATGGCATTATTAGATGATGTAAAAGAAGTGGTAGTAGAGCAACTAGATTGTGATATTGCAGAGATCAAAGAAGATTCTAAATTTATTGAGGATTTAGGAGCAGACTCTTTAGACGTAGTTGAATTAGTTATGGCTTTAGAAGAAAAGTTTGATATCGAAATCCCTGATGAAGATGCAGAAGGTATCCAAACTGTTGCTGATGCTATTAAATACATCGAAGAGCACGCGTAA
- the fabG gene encoding 3-oxoacyl-ACP reductase FabG, with product MKFSGKNVLVTGASRGIGAQIAKTLATYGLKVWINYRSGATAAEKIKEEIEADGGCAAIIKADVTIEEEFNAAVKTIIDADAELSYLVNNAGITKDKLALRMSVDDFNDVINANLTSAFIGCKSALKVMGKKRFGSIVNISSIVGEMGNPGQTNYSASKGGLNAMTKSFAKEAAARGIRYNAVTPGFIQTDMTDELKDEVKEYYEKNIPLNRFGQASEIADAVAFLLSDHSSYITGEILKVNGGLYV from the coding sequence ATGAAATTTAGTGGAAAAAATGTACTAGTTACAGGCGCTAGTAGAGGTATAGGTGCACAAATTGCTAAAACATTAGCAACATATGGACTTAAAGTGTGGATTAATTATAGAAGTGGTGCTACTGCTGCTGAAAAAATAAAAGAAGAGATTGAAGCAGATGGTGGATGTGCTGCTATTATTAAAGCTGATGTAACAATTGAAGAAGAGTTTAATGCAGCTGTTAAAACAATTATTGATGCTGATGCAGAATTATCATATTTAGTAAATAATGCAGGTATTACAAAAGATAAACTTGCTTTAAGAATGTCAGTTGATGATTTTAATGATGTAATTAATGCCAATTTAACTTCTGCATTCATTGGTTGTAAGAGTGCTTTAAAAGTTATGGGTAAAAAAAGATTTGGTTCTATTGTAAATATTTCTTCAATTGTGGGAGAAATGGGAAACCCTGGACAAACAAATTATTCAGCTTCTAAAGGTGGCTTAAATGCAATGACAAAATCTTTCGCAAAAGAAGCAGCAGCAAGAGGTATTAGATATAATGCAGTAACTCCTGGATTTATTCAAACAGATATGACTGATGAATTAAAAGATGAAGTAAAAGAATATTATGAAAAAAATATTCCATTAAATAGATTTGGTCAAGCAAGTGAGATAGCTGATGCAGTAGCGTTTCTACTAAGTGATCACTCAAGTTATATTACTGGAGAAATCCTAAAAGTTAATGGCGGTTTATACGTTTAA
- a CDS encoding 7-carboxy-7-deazaguanine synthase QueE translates to MLNFWKLQKVRVRFMLEVNEIFGPTIQGEGKRVGTASVFIRFGKCNFKCEGFAVEYETPSGIKKCACDSYYAVDPAFKDQWHTFSNANDLIEEVNKILPSYKCDIVITGGEPLLYWKNKEFQKLLKYYITNDYKVTIETNASLNIDITEKYQEDILFSMSVKLSNSLEPLKKRVNIKTLTSIINKCKDKYLKFVVNKDFLTQANNEIQDILKQLPNVETYLMPMGDNTQEMNKNSEAVINLALENGFKYCDRLHIRVWDNKRGV, encoded by the coding sequence ATGTTGAATTTTTGGAAACTCCAAAAAGTAAGAGTACGTTTTATGCTTGAAGTAAATGAAATATTTGGTCCTACAATACAAGGTGAAGGTAAACGAGTAGGAACAGCTTCTGTTTTTATACGTTTTGGTAAATGCAACTTCAAATGTGAGGGCTTTGCAGTAGAGTATGAAACACCAAGTGGCATAAAAAAATGTGCATGTGACTCTTATTATGCAGTTGATCCAGCTTTTAAAGATCAATGGCATACATTTTCAAATGCAAATGATTTGATTGAAGAAGTAAATAAAATTCTTCCCTCATATAAATGTGATATTGTAATAACAGGTGGAGAACCCCTACTTTACTGGAAAAACAAAGAGTTTCAAAAACTTTTAAAATATTATATAACAAATGATTATAAAGTAACTATTGAAACAAATGCATCTTTAAATATAGATATTACAGAAAAGTATCAAGAAGATATACTTTTTTCTATGAGTGTAAAATTAAGTAATTCCTTAGAACCTTTGAAAAAAAGAGTTAATATAAAAACACTTACATCTATTATTAATAAGTGTAAAGACAAATATTTGAAGTTTGTAGTAAATAAAGATTTTTTAACTCAAGCAAATAATGAAATTCAAGATATTTTAAAACAACTACCAAATGTTGAAACTTATCTTATGCCTATGGGTGATAATACACAAGAAATGAATAAAAATAGTGAAGCAGTTATTAATCTTGCTTTAGAAAATGGTTTTAAATATTGTGATAGATTACACATAAGAGTTTGGGATAATAAACGTGGAGTTTAA
- a CDS encoding 6-carboxytetrahydropterin synthase, translating to MHWKISKEFDFCYGHRVWSQTLNTDFSLDGCLKCRHLHGHQGKILVYLEAKKLKDGMVTDFKHLNWFKSFIDDVLDHKFILDINDPLFETLLPKVNKKNLIKFNEGYYLVDLSKLQDEENHIIELYEGYVLVDFVPTSENLSAWFLEIVQEKMNNLGIKVSHVEFLETPKSKSTFYA from the coding sequence ATGCATTGGAAAATATCAAAAGAGTTTGATTTTTGTTATGGGCATAGAGTTTGGTCACAAACTTTAAATACTGATTTTTCTTTAGATGGATGCTTAAAATGTAGACATCTACATGGTCATCAAGGAAAAATATTAGTATATCTAGAAGCTAAAAAACTCAAAGATGGTATGGTAACTGATTTTAAGCACTTAAATTGGTTTAAATCTTTTATTGATGATGTTTTAGATCATAAATTTATTTTAGATATAAATGATCCATTATTTGAAACTTTACTTCCTAAAGTAAATAAAAAAAACTTAATAAAATTTAATGAGGGATATTATTTAGTAGATTTATCAAAGCTTCAAGATGAAGAAAATCATATAATTGAACTTTATGAGGGCTATGTTTTAGTTGACTTTGTACCAACAAGTGAAAATTTATCAGCATGGTTTTTAGAAATTGTTCAAGAAAAAATGAATAACTTAGGTATAAAAGTATCCCATGTTGAATTTTTGGAAACTCCAAAAAGTAAGAGTACGTTTTATGCTTGA
- the queC gene encoding 7-cyano-7-deazaguanine synthase QueC — MKKRAVCILSGGMDSTLASYIAKNEGYEIIAVHFNYGQRTQDRELKAFRDICNDLKIEEKYEIDIPFFTQIGASALTDKNIDVPVGGVEAGVPITYVPFRNGIFLSIATAIAEKENASALYIGVVEEDSSGYPDCTDDFIKSITNTINTGTKEDTKLEIKTPLVHLMKNEIVLKALELNVPLNLTWSCYKEEEEACGVCDSCRLRLNGFKKANSEDKIPYKVK; from the coding sequence ATGAAAAAAAGAGCAGTTTGTATATTAAGTGGAGGAATGGACTCTACATTAGCATCTTATATTGCAAAAAATGAAGGCTATGAAATTATTGCAGTTCATTTTAATTATGGACAAAGGACACAAGATAGAGAGCTAAAAGCATTTAGAGATATATGCAATGACTTAAAAATTGAAGAAAAATACGAAATTGATATACCATTTTTCACTCAAATTGGAGCTAGTGCATTAACTGATAAAAATATTGATGTACCAGTTGGTGGTGTTGAAGCTGGTGTTCCTATTACATATGTTCCATTTAGAAATGGTATTTTTCTATCAATTGCAACAGCAATTGCAGAAAAAGAGAATGCAAGTGCATTGTATATAGGAGTTGTAGAAGAAGATAGTTCTGGATATCCAGATTGTACAGATGATTTTATTAAATCAATCACGAATACAATTAATACAGGTACAAAAGAAGATACAAAACTTGAAATAAAAACACCACTAGTTCATCTAATGAAAAATGAAATTGTATTAAAAGCACTTGAATTAAATGTTCCTTTAAATCTTACTTGGTCTTGTTATAAAGAAGAAGAAGAGGCATGTGGAGTTTGTGATAGTTGTAGATTAAGATTAAATGGGTTTAAAAAAGCAAATAGTGAAGATAAAATTCCTTATAAGGTAAAATAA
- a CDS encoding molybdopterin molybdotransferase MoeA gives MALNVKEALSIIENLQINLNYEIIPIEKSINRVCTDDIFAQYALPKFDNSAMDGYAIRYEDKNNELEIIDTIFAGDNKDTELKPNTCVKIMTGARVPKNTTAIIPKEETKEKNNKIEITKNVKEFQHIRYVGEDIDLHEHLIKKGSRLNFAKITLLSSQGISHIKVYKKPKIAVFASGEELKLHYEKIEDYQIYNSNTPTFLARAIELGCEVTFMGQAKDSVESIKELIENSLEADLIITSGGVSVGDADFTKEAFNTLDFKTIIDGIYIKPGKPTIFGKIKDTYILNLPGNPLASALIFEVFGKLIVQKLRGSRNIFHNYIIGKMSEPLKNKKRTTVIPGDFDGEYFTPSKKRAPGMVNVLSNANSMIVVDENNDELLENDEVKILPINWKFFTDIKKDFITK, from the coding sequence ATGGCTTTAAACGTTAAAGAAGCACTAAGTATTATAGAAAATTTACAAATAAATTTAAATTATGAAATTATACCCATAGAAAAAAGTATCAATAGAGTTTGTACAGATGATATCTTTGCACAATACGCTCTTCCAAAATTTGATAATTCTGCTATGGATGGCTATGCTATTAGATATGAAGATAAAAATAATGAACTTGAAATTATAGATACTATTTTTGCAGGTGACAATAAAGATACAGAACTTAAACCTAATACTTGTGTGAAAATAATGACAGGGGCTAGAGTTCCTAAAAATACAACCGCAATAATACCAAAAGAAGAGACAAAAGAGAAAAACAACAAAATAGAAATAACAAAAAACGTAAAAGAGTTTCAACACATAAGATATGTTGGTGAAGATATTGACTTACATGAACATCTAATAAAAAAAGGTTCTAGATTAAATTTTGCAAAAATCACCCTACTTTCTTCTCAAGGAATATCACATATAAAAGTATATAAAAAACCTAAAATTGCTGTTTTTGCTTCAGGAGAAGAGTTAAAACTTCATTATGAAAAAATTGAAGATTATCAAATTTACAACTCAAATACTCCAACATTTCTAGCAAGAGCAATTGAACTTGGTTGTGAAGTTACTTTTATGGGACAAGCAAAAGATAGTGTTGAATCAATAAAAGAACTTATTGAAAACTCACTAGAAGCTGATTTGATTATAACATCAGGAGGAGTAAGTGTTGGGGATGCGGATTTTACAAAAGAAGCTTTTAACACACTTGATTTTAAAACTATAATTGATGGTATTTACATAAAACCTGGAAAACCAACTATATTTGGAAAAATAAAAGATACATATATTTTAAATCTTCCTGGAAATCCTTTAGCTTCTGCACTTATTTTTGAAGTTTTTGGAAAATTAATTGTACAAAAATTAAGAGGTTCTAGAAACATTTTTCACAATTATATAATTGGCAAAATGTCAGAGCCACTTAAAAATAAAAAAAGAACTACTGTAATTCCTGGTGATTTTGATGGAGAGTATTTTACACCTTCAAAAAAAAGAGCTCCTGGAATGGTAAATGTACTTTCAAATGCTAATAGCATGATAGTAGTAGATGAAAACAATGATGAACTTTTAGAAAATGATGAAGTTAAAATTTTACCAATTAATTGGAAATTCTTTACGGATATAAAAAAGGATTTTATAACAAAATGA